The Streptomyces sp. NBC_01255 genome window below encodes:
- a CDS encoding ABC transporter permease — MTATPLPYDQLKGPTTVRRLLATPTTGPLAALLLACVFFSLTTEQFLSGGNFSLIVQQVMVVGTLAIGQTLIILTAGIDLSCGAVMAFGSIVIAKTAAEGGLPPLAAITLGLLVSAAFGLVNGLLVQLIPLPPFIVTLGMLNVAFALTHIYSAEQTITDLPAPLTALGETFPLGNTDITYGSLVTIALFLLFAYALSGTSWGRHVYALGNSPEAARLNGIRTSRLTIGLYTLAGAVYGIAALLLISRTGVGDPQAGQTDNLDSITAVVLGGTSLFGGRGSVLGTFIGVLIVGVFRNGLQLMGVASIYQTLITGVLVILAVTVDQISRRKAR, encoded by the coding sequence ATGACTGCCACACCCCTGCCTTACGACCAGCTGAAAGGACCGACCACGGTCCGCCGGCTGCTCGCCACACCGACCACGGGCCCACTCGCCGCCCTGTTGCTGGCCTGTGTCTTCTTCTCCCTGACGACCGAGCAGTTCCTCTCCGGCGGCAACTTCTCGCTGATCGTCCAGCAGGTCATGGTCGTGGGCACGCTGGCCATCGGTCAGACCTTGATCATCCTCACCGCCGGCATCGACCTCTCCTGTGGCGCCGTCATGGCGTTCGGCAGCATCGTCATCGCCAAGACGGCTGCCGAGGGCGGCCTCCCACCGCTCGCCGCGATCACTCTCGGCCTGCTCGTCAGTGCGGCCTTCGGCCTGGTCAACGGCCTGCTGGTGCAGCTGATCCCGCTCCCGCCGTTCATCGTCACCCTCGGCATGCTGAACGTGGCGTTCGCGCTGACCCACATCTACTCGGCCGAGCAGACGATCACCGACCTCCCCGCGCCACTGACCGCCCTCGGCGAGACCTTCCCCCTGGGCAACACCGACATCACCTACGGCTCGCTCGTGACGATCGCCCTGTTCCTGCTCTTCGCCTACGCGCTGAGCGGCACGTCCTGGGGCCGCCATGTGTACGCGCTCGGCAACAGCCCCGAGGCCGCCCGCCTCAACGGCATCCGCACCTCCCGGCTGACGATCGGCCTCTACACCCTGGCCGGAGCCGTCTACGGAATCGCCGCACTGCTCCTGATCTCCCGCACCGGCGTCGGCGACCCGCAGGCCGGCCAGACCGACAACCTGGACAGCATCACCGCCGTTGTCCTCGGCGGCACCAGTCTCTTCGGCGGGCGCGGCTCCGTCCTCGGCACCTTCATCGGCGTCCTCATCGTCGGTGTGTTCCGCAACGGCCTCCAGCTGATGGGCGTCGCCTCCATCTACCAGACCCTGATCACCGGCGTCCTGGTGATCCTGGCCGTGACCGTCGACCAGATCTCCCGGAGGAAGGCACGATGA
- a CDS encoding potassium channel family protein: MDGNPKGRRSAVLTTARAILSLAAVLAAYYLLPLDSAFTAGTVAVLAGGIVLVALLLAWQVHTIMRSARPGLRAIVAVASALPFFVLLFAATYYLLERSTPGSFSETMSRTDALYFAMTVFSTVGFGDITPRTELARLLTTAQMTANFLLIGVAARFLLGAVQEGRRLREIEATGDEDGGPPTVR; encoded by the coding sequence GTGGACGGGAATCCGAAGGGCCGCCGGTCGGCGGTGCTCACCACGGCGCGTGCGATTCTGTCGCTGGCGGCCGTTCTGGCCGCCTACTACCTGTTGCCGTTGGACTCGGCCTTCACCGCGGGCACCGTGGCGGTGCTCGCCGGCGGCATCGTCCTGGTGGCGCTGCTGCTCGCCTGGCAGGTGCACACGATCATGCGTTCCGCGCGCCCGGGGCTCCGGGCCATCGTGGCGGTGGCGTCGGCGCTGCCGTTCTTCGTGCTCCTGTTCGCCGCGACCTACTACCTGCTGGAGCGCAGCACACCGGGGAGTTTCAGCGAGACGATGTCCCGGACCGACGCCCTCTACTTCGCGATGACCGTGTTCAGCACGGTCGGCTTCGGCGACATCACCCCCCGCACCGAACTCGCCCGGCTGTTGACCACGGCACAGATGACGGCCAATTTCCTGCTGATCGGCGTGGCGGCCCGCTTCCTGCTGGGGGCGGTCCAGGAGGGCCGACGCCTGCGGGAAATCGAGGCGACGGGCGATGAGGACGGCGGCCCGCCCACCGTGCGGTGA
- a CDS encoding DUF2252 domain-containing protein: MPRKSTTATAMRAARHATPEERAALGREARRRSPRSGHAEYRPSADRPDPLTILEAQSAARVPELVPIRYARMTESPFRFYRGAAAIMASDLADTPRSGLTAQLCGDAHMLNFRLLASPERQLMFDINDFDETLPGPWEWDVKRLSASFVIAARANGFDDAERARIVRHTVRSYREAMIRLAGMRTIDVWYAKIDADRLEDLATDRLQKRGRKDLARAMAKARTRDSLQAFDKLTETVDGRPVIAADPPLLVPAGDLLPDVERTALERQFRGLIERYGSTLQSDRRTLLSDYRLADVARKVVGVGSVGTRCWIFLLLGRDDQDPLFLQAKEADTSVLAEHVGASAYRNQGERVVSGQRLMQATSDIFLGWERVDGIDGKRRDFYVRQLRDWKGIAMPERMNPRRMEAFGDLCGVTLARAHARSGDRIAIASYLGSGTSFDRAIATFAEAYADQNERDHQALVDAVVTGRLPAEELPGA, from the coding sequence ATGCCCCGGAAATCGACCACGGCGACGGCGATGCGCGCGGCACGCCACGCGACGCCGGAGGAACGTGCGGCGCTCGGCAGGGAAGCCCGGCGCCGCTCGCCCCGGTCGGGCCACGCCGAGTACCGGCCGTCCGCCGACAGGCCCGACCCGCTGACGATCCTGGAGGCGCAGTCGGCGGCACGGGTCCCCGAGCTCGTACCGATCCGCTACGCCCGCATGACGGAGTCCCCGTTCCGCTTCTACCGCGGCGCCGCCGCGATCATGGCCTCCGACCTGGCCGACACCCCCCGTTCAGGGCTCACGGCCCAGCTGTGCGGGGACGCGCACATGCTCAACTTCCGCCTCCTCGCCTCCCCGGAACGGCAGTTGATGTTCGACATCAACGACTTCGACGAGACGCTGCCGGGCCCCTGGGAGTGGGACGTCAAACGACTGTCGGCGAGTTTCGTCATCGCCGCCCGGGCCAACGGCTTCGACGACGCCGAGCGCGCCCGCATCGTCCGGCACACGGTCCGTTCCTACCGCGAGGCGATGATCCGCCTCGCGGGCATGCGCACCATCGACGTCTGGTACGCGAAGATCGACGCGGACCGCCTCGAGGACCTGGCCACGGACCGGCTCCAGAAGCGCGGACGGAAGGACCTGGCCCGCGCCATGGCCAAGGCCCGCACCCGCGACAGCCTCCAAGCCTTCGACAAGCTCACCGAGACGGTCGACGGCCGGCCCGTGATCGCGGCGGATCCCCCGCTGCTCGTTCCGGCGGGCGACCTGCTGCCCGACGTCGAGCGCACCGCCCTCGAACGCCAGTTCCGCGGTCTGATCGAGCGGTACGGCAGCACCCTGCAGTCCGATCGGCGCACACTCCTCTCGGACTACCGTCTGGCGGACGTCGCCCGCAAGGTGGTCGGGGTCGGCAGCGTCGGGACCCGCTGCTGGATCTTCCTGCTCCTCGGCCGGGACGACCAGGACCCGCTCTTCCTCCAGGCCAAGGAGGCGGACACCTCGGTGCTCGCCGAGCACGTCGGCGCGAGCGCGTACCGCAACCAGGGCGAGCGCGTCGTCTCCGGCCAGCGGCTGATGCAGGCCACCAGTGACATCTTCCTTGGCTGGGAGCGCGTGGACGGGATCGACGGCAAGCGGCGCGACTTCTACGTACGCCAGTTGCGCGACTGGAAGGGCATCGCCATGCCGGAGCGGATGAACCCCCGGCGCATGGAGGCGTTCGGGGATCTGTGCGGGGTCACGCTGGCGCGGGCGCACGCGCGGTCGGGCGACCGGATCGCGATCGCCTCGTACCTGGGCAGCGGCACGTCGTTCGACCGGGCCATCGCGACGTTCGCGGAGGCCTACGCCGACCAGAACGAGCGCGACCACCAGGCGCTGGTCGACGCCGTGGTCACGGGCCGGCTGCCCGCTGAGGAGCTGCCGGGAGCCTGA
- a CDS encoding ATP-binding cassette domain-containing protein, giving the protein MSTADVTPVLQARGLVKRYGHVTAIDGADFDLLPGEVLAVIGDNGAGKTSLIKALTGAITPDEGEIRLNGEPIRFTGPQSARQHGIETVYQDLAVAASMDIASNMFLGRELRRPGFLGSALRMLDKKRMRQEAAAHMADLKIGLRSLTQPVETLSGGQRQAVAVARSVAWASSVVVMDEPTAALGVKESGQVLDLIRRVRDKGMPVVLISHNMPHVFEIADRIHIHRLGRREALIKPSDHSMAEVVAIMTGALRVSDDGGTVVADADAAQAAGVSAH; this is encoded by the coding sequence ATGAGCACCGCCGACGTCACACCCGTGCTCCAGGCCCGCGGCCTGGTCAAGCGGTACGGCCATGTCACCGCCATCGACGGCGCCGACTTCGACCTGCTGCCCGGCGAGGTCCTCGCCGTCATCGGCGACAACGGCGCCGGCAAGACCAGCCTGATCAAGGCTCTCACCGGTGCGATCACCCCGGACGAGGGCGAGATCCGGCTGAACGGCGAGCCCATCAGGTTCACAGGGCCGCAGAGCGCCCGGCAGCACGGCATCGAGACCGTCTACCAGGACCTGGCCGTCGCCGCCTCGATGGACATCGCCTCCAACATGTTCCTCGGGCGCGAGCTGCGCCGGCCGGGCTTCCTCGGCAGCGCTCTGCGCATGCTCGACAAGAAGCGCATGCGCCAGGAGGCAGCGGCCCACATGGCCGACCTCAAGATCGGACTGCGGTCGCTGACGCAGCCGGTGGAGACCCTCTCCGGCGGTCAGCGCCAGGCCGTGGCGGTCGCACGGTCCGTCGCCTGGGCGTCGAGCGTCGTCGTGATGGACGAGCCCACCGCCGCGCTGGGCGTCAAGGAGTCGGGTCAGGTCCTCGACCTGATCCGCCGGGTCCGCGACAAGGGCATGCCCGTGGTCCTGATCAGCCACAACATGCCGCACGTCTTCGAGATCGCCGACCGCATCCACATCCACCGGCTCGGCCGACGCGAGGCGCTGATCAAGCCGTCCGACCATTCCATGGCGGAGGTCGTCGCCATCATGACGGGGGCGCTCAGGGTGAGCGACGATGGAGGTACGGTCGTTGCCGACGCGGATGCCGCTCAGGCGGCAGGCGTGTCCGCCCACTGA
- a CDS encoding phosphocholine-specific phospholipase C codes for MTDIDRRRFLQLTGGAAAFTLLSESIARAAAIPAQGSTGTIQDVEHIVVLMQENRSFDHYFGAMKGVRGFGDPRPVTLPSGKPVWNQSDGSKVTLPFRPESAKLGMEFLQGLNHDWAGGQKAFNKGKYDQWIPAKTKATMAYLTREDIPFHYALADAFTICDAYHCSFIGSTDPNRYYLWSGHTGNDGTGGGPVLNNAEAGYGWKTYPERLEAAGVSWKVYQDTGDGLNAAGSWGWINDAYRGNYGDNSLLYFNTYRNAQPGNPLYDKARTGTNVKNGDTYLADLRADVQAGRLPKVSWIAAPEAFSEHSNWPANYGAWYIAQVLDALTSNPDVWARTALFITYDENDGFFDHVVPPYVPASSAQGLSTTPTALDHFPGKTGYVAGPYGLGPRVPMIVVSPWSTGGYSCSETFDHTSVIRFMEQRFGVQEPQISPWRRAVCGDLTSAFDFTRTNTQAAPLPPTAGYYPPDRDRHPDFLATAPAVGAMPRQEPGGKPTRPLKYAPYVDGSADTTAGTYRLTFSGGPSAGAQFYVTSANRTDAPWTYTTEANKSLSDTWNTKYSKTLTDLTVHGPNGFLRRFRSPGKTAVPEVTARHNATTGNLDLTFTNVGTADARLTVTHAYAGGPRTVTVPRGATVTHTVDLSTSRAWYDVTVTSDTSADYLRRLAGHVETGAQGVTDPGILTY; via the coding sequence ATGACCGACATCGATCGTCGCCGGTTCCTCCAACTCACCGGCGGTGCCGCCGCGTTCACCCTGCTCTCCGAGAGCATCGCCCGCGCCGCCGCCATCCCGGCGCAGGGCTCGACCGGCACGATCCAGGACGTCGAGCACATCGTCGTCCTGATGCAGGAGAACCGTTCCTTCGACCACTACTTCGGGGCGATGAAGGGCGTGCGCGGCTTCGGCGACCCGCGTCCCGTGACCCTGCCGAGCGGGAAGCCGGTCTGGAACCAGTCGGACGGTTCGAAGGTCACCCTGCCCTTCCGGCCGGAGAGCGCCAAGCTCGGCATGGAGTTCCTCCAGGGCCTCAACCACGACTGGGCCGGCGGGCAGAAGGCCTTCAACAAGGGCAAGTACGACCAGTGGATACCGGCCAAGACCAAGGCCACGATGGCCTACCTCACCCGTGAGGACATCCCCTTCCACTACGCGCTCGCCGACGCGTTCACGATCTGCGACGCCTACCACTGTTCGTTCATCGGCTCCACCGACCCGAACCGCTACTACCTGTGGAGCGGTCACACCGGCAACGACGGCACCGGCGGCGGCCCGGTCCTCAACAACGCCGAGGCGGGCTACGGCTGGAAGACGTACCCCGAGCGCCTGGAGGCGGCCGGGGTCTCCTGGAAGGTCTACCAGGACACCGGCGACGGACTGAACGCCGCCGGCTCCTGGGGCTGGATCAACGACGCGTACCGCGGCAACTACGGCGACAACTCGCTCCTCTACTTCAACACCTACCGGAACGCCCAGCCCGGCAACCCGCTCTACGACAAGGCCCGCACGGGCACGAACGTGAAGAACGGCGACACCTACCTCGCCGACCTGCGCGCCGACGTGCAGGCGGGCCGGCTGCCCAAGGTCTCCTGGATCGCGGCCCCCGAGGCGTTCTCGGAGCACTCCAACTGGCCCGCCAACTACGGCGCCTGGTACATCGCCCAGGTCCTGGACGCGCTGACCTCGAACCCGGACGTGTGGGCCCGTACCGCCCTGTTCATCACGTACGACGAGAACGACGGCTTCTTCGACCACGTCGTCCCGCCGTACGTCCCGGCCTCCTCCGCACAGGGCCTGTCGACCACGCCGACCGCGCTCGACCACTTCCCCGGGAAGACGGGGTACGTCGCCGGTCCCTACGGCCTCGGCCCGCGCGTCCCGATGATCGTCGTCTCCCCCTGGTCCACCGGCGGCTACTCCTGCTCCGAGACCTTCGACCACACCTCGGTCATCCGCTTCATGGAGCAGCGCTTCGGGGTGCAGGAGCCCCAGATCTCCCCGTGGCGGCGGGCCGTCTGCGGCGACCTGACCTCCGCCTTCGACTTCACGCGGACGAACACCCAGGCCGCCCCGCTCCCGCCGACCGCCGGCTACTACCCGCCGGACCGCGACCGCCACCCCGACTTCCTCGCCACCGCCCCGGCCGTCGGCGCGATGCCCCGCCAGGAGCCGGGCGGCAAGCCCACCCGCCCCCTGAAGTACGCCCCGTACGTGGACGGCAGCGCGGACACCACGGCCGGCACCTACCGCCTCACCTTCAGCGGAGGCCCCTCGGCGGGCGCCCAGTTCTACGTGACGTCGGCGAACCGCACGGACGCGCCCTGGACGTACACGACCGAGGCGAACAAGTCCCTCTCGGACACCTGGAACACCAAGTACTCCAAGACCCTCACCGACCTCACGGTCCACGGCCCCAACGGCTTCCTCCGCCGCTTCCGCTCCCCCGGCAAGACCGCCGTCCCCGAGGTCACCGCCCGCCACAACGCCACCACGGGCAATCTGGACCTCACCTTCACCAACGTGGGGACGGCCGACGCCCGTCTCACCGTCACCCACGCCTACGCGGGCGGCCCGCGGACCGTCACGGTCCCCCGCGGCGCCACCGTCACCCACACCGTCGACCTGAGCACGAGCCGCGCCTGGTACGACGTGACGGTCACCTCGGACACGTCCGCCGACTACCTCCGGCGCCTCGCGGGCCACGTGGAGACGGGCGCGCAGGGCGTCACGGACCCGGGCATCCTGACGTACTGA
- a CDS encoding GAP family protein, translating to MILDLFLIGVAITVYPLPVMAFVLVVSAPRGVYKGLAFIIAWFGCLVAVIAMVLAFTDGQPPAPRSPPSIASLTATLVIGVGLIVYSEHRRRRSRRAASASDKEPPKGSGGRSLTSRMDQATGWSAAGLAVLLQPWGMVSAAAATVVKADLAHVQSFLALFGFCVLATSSLLAMELYMVFAPEKAQLSLTRLRAWLERHKDPAIVLICLVLGLWLVGRSLYQLTG from the coding sequence GTGATCCTCGACCTGTTCCTCATCGGCGTGGCCATCACGGTCTACCCCCTGCCGGTCATGGCCTTCGTCCTGGTCGTGTCCGCACCCCGCGGGGTGTACAAGGGACTGGCCTTCATCATCGCCTGGTTCGGCTGCCTGGTGGCCGTGATCGCCATGGTCCTGGCCTTCACCGACGGGCAACCGCCCGCGCCCCGCTCCCCGCCCTCGATCGCGTCACTCACGGCCACGCTGGTCATCGGCGTGGGCCTGATCGTCTACAGCGAGCACAGACGCCGCCGAAGCCGCCGCGCCGCGTCCGCCTCGGACAAGGAGCCGCCCAAGGGTTCCGGCGGCCGGTCGCTGACCTCCCGGATGGACCAGGCCACCGGATGGTCCGCGGCCGGACTGGCCGTGCTCCTCCAGCCCTGGGGAATGGTCAGCGCCGCGGCCGCCACCGTCGTGAAGGCCGATCTCGCCCACGTCCAGTCCTTTCTGGCGCTCTTCGGCTTCTGTGTCCTGGCCACATCCAGCCTGCTGGCCATGGAGCTGTACATGGTGTTCGCGCCCGAGAAGGCCCAGCTGAGCCTGACGAGGCTGCGCGCGTGGCTGGAACGCCACAAGGACCCGGCGATCGTCCTCATCTGTCTGGTGCTCGGGCTGTGGCTGGTAGGCAGGAGCCTGTACCAACTAACAGGCTGA
- a CDS encoding carboxymuconolactone decarboxylase family protein, with translation MSTASETPVLDTLAAMTIDSIERCGLAPDMLMVARMAALAASDAPPISYAAHIELAIETGMTAEQLQDVLVAIAPIVGTARVMTAAGNISAALGIAIAVADAEIEDQG, from the coding sequence ATGTCCACCGCATCGGAAACCCCTGTCCTGGACACCCTCGCCGCCATGACGATCGACTCGATCGAGCGGTGCGGCCTGGCTCCGGACATGCTCATGGTCGCGCGGATGGCGGCCCTCGCCGCCTCGGACGCCCCTCCGATCTCGTACGCGGCCCACATCGAACTCGCCATCGAGACCGGCATGACCGCCGAGCAGCTCCAGGACGTCCTGGTCGCCATCGCGCCGATCGTGGGCACCGCCCGCGTCATGACGGCGGCAGGCAACATCTCCGCGGCGCTCGGCATCGCCATCGCCGTCGCGGATGCCGAGATTGAGGACCAGGGCTGA
- a CDS encoding sugar ABC transporter substrate-binding protein, with translation MLRRNRTARASLGFTALAAVSALTLTACGSGAQGGSGGGGTKVGLITKTDTNPFFVKMKEGAEQAAKDNGVELVSAAGKFDGDNAGQVTAIENMLNSGVKGILITPNDSKAIVPALEKARAKGVLVIALDSPTEPQDATDALFATDNVKAGELIGRYAKAAMAGKDAKIATLDLAPGVAVGVQRHQGFLKGFGVAEGDPSIVCMQDTGGDQAKGQTAMENCLQKSPDISVVYTINEPAALGAYTALKAKGLERKVLVVSVDGGCTGTKAVKEGKIAATSQQYPLQMASQGVKAVADFAKSGKKASGYTDTGVTLITDAAKPGVDAEDTAYGLEKCWG, from the coding sequence ATGCTTCGCAGAAACCGCACCGCCCGCGCCTCCCTCGGATTCACCGCTCTCGCCGCCGTCTCGGCGCTGACTCTGACGGCCTGCGGCTCCGGTGCGCAGGGAGGGTCCGGCGGTGGCGGAACCAAGGTCGGGCTGATCACCAAGACCGACACGAACCCGTTCTTCGTGAAGATGAAGGAGGGCGCCGAGCAGGCGGCGAAGGACAACGGCGTCGAACTCGTCAGCGCGGCCGGGAAGTTCGACGGCGACAACGCGGGCCAGGTCACCGCCATCGAGAACATGCTCAACTCCGGCGTGAAGGGCATCCTCATCACGCCCAACGACTCCAAGGCGATCGTCCCCGCCCTCGAGAAGGCACGTGCCAAGGGCGTCCTGGTCATCGCGCTCGACAGCCCGACCGAGCCGCAGGACGCCACCGACGCCCTCTTCGCCACCGACAACGTCAAGGCGGGCGAGCTCATCGGCCGGTACGCCAAGGCCGCCATGGCCGGCAAGGACGCGAAGATCGCCACTCTGGACCTCGCGCCCGGCGTCGCGGTGGGCGTGCAGCGCCACCAGGGCTTCCTCAAGGGCTTCGGCGTCGCGGAGGGCGACCCGTCCATCGTGTGCATGCAGGACACCGGCGGCGACCAGGCCAAGGGCCAGACGGCCATGGAGAACTGCCTCCAGAAGTCGCCCGACATCAGCGTCGTCTACACGATCAACGAACCGGCCGCGCTGGGCGCCTACACCGCGCTCAAGGCGAAGGGCCTGGAGAGGAAGGTGCTGGTCGTGTCCGTCGACGGCGGCTGCACCGGCACGAAGGCCGTCAAGGAAGGCAAGATCGCGGCGACCTCGCAGCAGTACCCGCTCCAGATGGCGTCCCAGGGCGTCAAGGCGGTCGCCGACTTCGCCAAGAGCGGCAAGAAGGCCTCCGGCTACACCGACACCGGCGTCACCCTCATCACCGACGCGGCCAAGCCGGGAGTCGACGCCGAGGACACCGCGTACGGCCTGGAGAAGTGCTGGGGCTGA
- a CDS encoding DUF7144 family membrane protein produces MSQQTPAGGQWKNTGPAPGNAHRSGDGGGVAGGGTVFAAVLLSLSGLLAVLQGIGAIAKDDVYARVGDYVFEFDLTAWGWIHLVLGIIVILCAVGLFMSQNWARATGITLASLSAIANFLWLPYQPWWALVILAIDIFIIWALCASWSHHTD; encoded by the coding sequence ATGAGCCAGCAAACACCGGCCGGAGGGCAGTGGAAGAACACCGGCCCCGCGCCAGGGAACGCGCACCGGTCCGGAGACGGCGGCGGTGTCGCCGGCGGGGGCACCGTGTTCGCCGCGGTGCTGCTGTCCCTTTCGGGCCTCCTGGCCGTCCTCCAGGGCATCGGGGCCATCGCCAAGGACGACGTGTACGCACGCGTCGGCGACTACGTCTTCGAGTTCGACCTGACGGCCTGGGGCTGGATCCACCTCGTCCTCGGGATCATTGTCATCCTGTGCGCGGTGGGCCTCTTCATGAGCCAGAACTGGGCGCGGGCAACGGGCATCACCCTGGCCTCCCTCAGCGCGATCGCCAACTTCCTCTGGCTGCCGTACCAGCCGTGGTGGGCGCTCGTCATCCTGGCGATCGACATCTTCATCATCTGGGCGCTGTGCGCGAGTTGGTCGCACCACACCGATTGA
- a CDS encoding LacI family DNA-binding transcriptional regulator, with protein MAANRRPTLADVAREVGVSAKTVSRVLNEDGPSSPQTRERVLAAVEKLGFQPNLMARNIRVGGPDTTVGLVVPDLGNPFFGTVAGGIEDLVRGRGLTLLMGSSAEDPDRERVLIQTFLARRVSMLMVVPAFGADHSHLRAPRAAGLPVVFLDRPGVGLSADCVVSSNRAGVHEGVSHLIARGHRRIGFIGDLPAQLYTRRERLAGYRSALAEAGLPYDGTLVTGAHSQDEAAAETTALLDLPHPPTALFAANNIMALGVIAQLTRAGRKDIALVTFDDLPLAEVLEPALTVVAQDPAAIGEAAARTALARLDGDRTRARTIMVPTRLMVRGSSEQLPHPAEPAPATS; from the coding sequence ATGGCTGCGAACCGCCGCCCCACACTGGCCGATGTCGCCAGGGAAGTGGGCGTCAGCGCCAAGACGGTGTCCCGGGTGCTCAACGAGGACGGGCCGAGTTCCCCCCAGACCCGCGAGCGCGTGCTCGCCGCAGTCGAAAAGCTCGGCTTCCAGCCGAACCTGATGGCCCGCAACATCCGGGTCGGTGGCCCCGACACCACCGTCGGCCTGGTCGTGCCCGACCTCGGCAACCCCTTCTTCGGCACCGTCGCCGGCGGCATCGAGGACCTCGTGCGTGGCCGGGGGCTCACCCTGCTCATGGGCTCGTCGGCCGAAGACCCGGACCGGGAAAGGGTGTTGATCCAGACCTTCCTCGCCCGACGCGTCAGCATGTTGATGGTCGTCCCCGCGTTCGGAGCCGACCACAGCCACCTCAGGGCACCGCGCGCGGCGGGTCTGCCGGTGGTGTTCCTCGACCGGCCGGGAGTCGGACTGTCCGCCGACTGCGTCGTCAGCTCCAACCGGGCCGGCGTCCACGAGGGCGTCTCCCACCTCATCGCCCGCGGCCACCGCCGGATCGGCTTCATCGGAGACCTTCCCGCCCAGCTCTACACCCGGCGCGAGCGTCTCGCCGGCTACCGCTCGGCGCTCGCCGAGGCCGGCCTGCCCTACGACGGGACCCTGGTGACCGGCGCGCACAGTCAGGACGAGGCCGCCGCTGAGACCACCGCCCTCCTCGACCTGCCGCATCCCCCCACCGCCCTGTTCGCGGCGAACAACATCATGGCTCTCGGGGTCATCGCCCAGCTCACCCGTGCGGGGCGCAAGGACATCGCGCTGGTCACCTTCGACGACCTTCCGCTCGCCGAGGTCCTCGAACCGGCCCTGACCGTCGTGGCCCAGGACCCGGCGGCCATCGGCGAGGCGGCGGCCAGGACCGCCCTCGCCCGCCTGGACGGCGACCGCACCCGCGCCCGGACCATCATGGTCCCCACCCGTCTGATGGTCCGCGGCTCCAGCGAACAGCTTCCGCACCCCGCTGAGCCGGCACCGGCCACGAGCTGA
- a CDS encoding SHOCT domain-containing protein, producing the protein MKDSMVNLAVDYPLLNMFWTILMIFLWVLWFMLLFRIIGDIFSDDELGGWGKAGWTAFVILLPFLGVFIYLIARGRSMGERELNRVRKNEEQFRSYVRETAGTTGTGGSHAEELARLAELKDRGAITDAEFAQAKAKVLAT; encoded by the coding sequence ATGAAGGACTCGATGGTGAACCTGGCAGTGGACTACCCGCTGCTGAACATGTTCTGGACCATTCTGATGATCTTCCTCTGGGTCCTCTGGTTCATGCTGCTGTTCCGCATCATCGGCGACATCTTCAGCGACGACGAGCTGGGCGGCTGGGGCAAGGCGGGGTGGACCGCGTTCGTGATCCTGCTGCCCTTCCTCGGCGTGTTCATCTACCTCATCGCCCGCGGGCGCAGCATGGGCGAACGCGAGTTGAACCGGGTCCGCAAGAACGAGGAGCAGTTCCGCTCGTACGTACGCGAGACTGCCGGGACCACGGGGACCGGCGGCAGCCACGCGGAGGAACTGGCCAGGCTCGCCGAGCTCAAGGACCGCGGCGCGATCACGGACGCCGAGTTCGCCCAGGCCAAGGCCAAGGTCCTCGCGACCTGA